From a single Lolium rigidum isolate FL_2022 chromosome 7, APGP_CSIRO_Lrig_0.1, whole genome shotgun sequence genomic region:
- the LOC124672523 gene encoding pentatricopeptide repeat-containing protein At1g73710 — MNCPPATGTAVTSTGKKPTTAGSHANLLPTSPLAASSLHLPRLPPPPPLSCSNHAPVPAATSTLSRNPATATLHPSDDSLSSMSPREQTALLSRQRHWRRAHDLFDRLRALPSYAPNPVHYNVLLRHLARARRWSELGRTWLRMSRDDAVPPSNPAYAALADALAKAGLAQESLLLLLHMRARGVSPDEVSMNTFVRILKNTGRYSDALILFTNWCDGRFDVEFLHLEYRPVDFHGPMKFLLDDMSHEKLHSAGAPGVEEVPSRKPKLVVTYNTMIDLYGKAGRLKDALDMFLDMLACQVMPDIYTFNSMINVFGSHGSIEEADILLANMLVRGITPDIRTFNVLMTVSASVGDVEGALRYYRQIGRTGLCADAVSYRIMLQVLCERNMVHQAEDVIQGIIKSGTGVHEQSIPLVMKMYIDQGLLDKANAFFERHCRGAEVSSRNYAAIMDAYADKCLWEETEHIFHCDRGAGGKRDIVEYNVMVKAYGLAKQYDRVAPLLENMKCSSISPDECTYNSLIQMFSVGGFPLRAKKLLRKMKDTGFKPACETYSAVIRSYSHNSLVSEAIDMYNEMKASAVEPNVVVYGLMIDMFAETGQVDKALHYSNLMEESGIVPNHITLTSIIKAYSKVNCWKEAQIFYTRMRNMDGGPDIIASNTMLNLYAKLGMVFEAKAIFDSLTRNNQADDVSYITMMFLYKNMGLLSESIKIAHKLQDSGLLSDCAAYNAVMACYVAKGNLRECAELVQKMVEDSIFPDASMFRMIFSAMNKVNISSEEVLQLESAYNDGRSSAKHAILAFLFSMAGMHATALNICEQLLKPELAIDPRAYNVAFKVYASCGEVDKAFSLFTQMHALGLKPDTVTYIHLSTCYGISGMSEAMRRINGLLAYRNSEFSKSLHNALVSFRESGNNDLAAQLLVKKC; from the coding sequence ATGAATTGCCCTCCGGCCACCGGCACCGCCGTCACCAGCACCGGCAAGAAGCCAACGACCGCCGGCTCACACGCCAACCTCCTCCCTACTTCTCCTCTCGCCGCGTCTAGTCTCCACCTTCCCCGcttgccgccgccacctccccttTCGTGCAGCAACCACGCTCCCGTCCCCGCTGCCACCTCCACCCTCTCCAGGAaccccgccaccgccaccctccaCCCATCCGATGATTCCCTCTCCTCCATGTCCCCGCGCGAGCAGACGGCGCTCCTCTCGCGGCAGCGCCACTGGCGccgcgcccacgacctgttcgaccGTTTGCGCGCGCTCCCGAGCTACGCCCCCAACCCTGTCCACTACAacgtcctcctccgccacctcgcccGCGCACGCCGGTGGTCCGAGCTCGGCCGCACCTGGCTCAGGATGTCCCGGGACGACGCCGTGCCGCCCTCCAATCCAGCCTACGCCGCCCTCGCCGACGCTCTTGCCAAGGCCGGTTTGGCACAAGAATCCCTCCTGCTTCTCCTGCACATGCGCGCACGAGGTGTTTCCCCTGACGAGGTATCCATGAACACCTTCGTCCGCATCCTCAAGAACACTGGCCGCTACTCGGACGCACTCATCCTCTTCACCAACTGGTGCGATGGCAGGTTCGATGTTGAATTCCTCCATCTTGAATACAGACCCGTTGATTTCCATGGGCCGATGAAATTCTTGCTAGACGACATGTCCCACGAGAAACTTCATTCTGCTGGCGCACCGGGCGTTGAGGAGGTTCCTAGTAGGAAGCCAAAGCTTGTGGTCACGTATAACACTATGATCGACCTTTATGGAAAGGCTGGGAGGCTCAAGGACGCGCTGGACATGTTTCTGGATATGCTGGCTTGTCAAGTTATGCCAGACATATATACGTTCAATTCCATGATCAACGTATTTGGCTCACATGGCAGCATAGAGGAGGCAGACATCCTGCTAGCTAACATGCTCGTCAGAGGGATCACTCCGGACATTAGGACCTTCAATGTGCTGATGACGGTGTCTGCGTCAGTGGGGGATGTGGAGGGAGCTTTGAGGTACTACCGTCAGATTGGGAGGACCGGGTTATGTGCCGATGCTGTGAGCTATAGGATTATGCTGCAGGTGCTATGTGAGAGGAACATGGTGCATCAAGCAGAAGATGTGATCCAAGGGATTATCAAGTCTGGTACTGGTGTTCATGAACAGTCCATTCCACTTGTCATGAAGATGTACATTGATCAAGGATTGCTTGACAAGGCAAATGCATTCTTTGAAAGGCATTGCAGAGGTGCGGAGGTGTCATCCAGGAATTATGCTGCCATCATGGATGCTTATGCAGACAAGTGTCTCTGGGAAGAAACGGAGCATATTTTCCACTGTGATAGGGGAGCTGGGGGCAAGAGGGACATAGTGGAATATAATGTCATGGTTAAGGCTTATGGTTTGGCAAAACAGTATGATAGAGTCGCACCTCTACTTGAGAACATGAAGTGCTCTAGTATCTCACCTGATGAGTGCACTTACAATTCCTTAATTCAGATGTTTTCTGTTGGTGGATTTCCACTGAGAGCTAAGAAGCTTTTGCGTAAAATGAAAGACACGGGATTTAAACCAGCATGTGAGACATACTCTGCTGTTATTAGATCTTACTCCCACAATTCCTTGGTATCTGAAGCCATAGATATGTACAATGAAATGAAGGCCTCTGCTGTTGAGCCAAATGTGGTTGTTTATGGTTTGATGATTGATATGTTTGCGGAGACAGGACAAGTGGATAAGGCACTGCACTACAGCAATTTGATGGAAGAATCTGGAATCGTTCCAAATCATATTACTTTGACTTCGATAATCAAGGCCTATAGCAAGGTCAATTGCTGGAAGGAAGCGCAGATTTTTTATACAAGGATGAGGAACATGGATGGTGGCCCTGATATCATTGCCTCTAATACCATGCTAAACCTCTATGCAAAACTTGGGATGGTCTTTGAGGCTAAGGCGATATTTGACAGTTTGACGAGAAATAATCAGGCTGATGATGTTTCGTACATTACCATGATGTTCCTCTACAAGAACATGGGCTTGCTAAGCGAGTCCATTAAGATCGCCCATAAATTACAGGATTCAGGTTTACTATCTGACTGTGCTGCATATAATGCTGTTATGGCATGTTATGTGGCCAAGGGTAACTTGAGAGAATGTGCAGAATTGGTGCAGAAAATGGTGGAAGATAGCATCTTTCCAGATGCCTCAATGTTTCGGATGATATTTTCTGCAATGAATAAAGTTAATATTTCATCTGAGGAAGTGTTGCAGTTAGAATCAGCATATAATGATGGCAGGAGTTCTGCCAAGCATGCTATACTTGCATTCTTGTTTTCCATGGCTGGCATGCATGCTACTGCATTAAATATCTGCGAGCAACTTTTAAAGCCTGAGTTGGCAATTGATCCACGTGCATACAATGTTGCCTTCAAGGTGTATGCTTCCTGTGGAGAGGTGGACAAAGCTTTCAGTTTGTTCACGCAGATGCATGCTTTAGGGCTAAAACCGGACACGGTTACTTACATCCATTTGTCAACTTGTTACGGGATATCTGGAATGTCAGAAGCCATGAGAAGGATAAATGGTCTTCTTGCATATAGAAACAGCGAGTTTAGCAAGTCTTTACATAATGCACTGGTTTCCTTTAGAGAATCTGGAAACAATGATCTTGCTGCTCAGTTACTAGTCAAGAAATGTTAA
- the LOC124670777 gene encoding transcription factor bHLH111 codes for MQCMAQESSEASVASSPPAPPHPPSSATWWRDMNPYSTTPAWPPPPVAAAQRWPPFGHQQHQQQHRTSSSGAEDDMSASNATMQTSYTNTSTTNHSGISMDDSSAAAAAAAESHLWNQVLMGAGGEVGRSMQAVHDAHDDSENFLDLLNSRTLAPELFAEPPACDYLKKMEYSGSHGGGGPWPDVHQFNAANMEKHLAGAGYVNALAHHHGAPERLTANLSDLVSNWSIAPPNPCHTDGSHLQGRVGQCDDAADMGHGGAKALFLDSSGNVKHEMGGHAAMLQEAAGSSSTSSQDFTRPIGLGYNSMLGLSNRMYGGGDAALEVQWGSNNNGGDARSLSDLISFGGAMGKPAPSASPARASSAEYSNKKQVQDISSPAKTNSGSGKAASSEGKKKRSEEEKGSSEGNVKKSKHEASSPTSSSLKAQVPKVKLGDKITALQQIVSPFGKTDTASVLYEAINYIKWLHEQVQLLSDPYMKSSSSKDYNPWGGLERKEKAEAEADLRSRGLCLVPVSCTPQVYRDNNGPDYWTPPYRSCLYR; via the exons ATGCAGTGCATGGCCCAGGAGAGCTCCGAGGCCTCCGTCGCGAGCTCACCGCCTGCGCCGCCGCACCCACCATCATCGGCCACCTGGTGGCGCGACATGAATCCTTACTCCACTACCCCGGCCTGGCCGCCACCACCTGTCGCCGCTGCGCAACGATGGCCTCCGTTCGGCCACCAACAGCATCAGCAGCAGCACCGGACGTCCTCTTCCGGCGCCGAAGACGACATGTCGGCCTCCAACGCCACCATGCAGACCTCCTACACCAACACCTCCACCACCAACCACTCCGGCATCAGCATGGACGACTCCTcggccgccgcagcagcagccgccgAGAGCCACCTCTGGAACCAAGTCCTCAT gggcgccggcggcgaggtcggGAGGAGCATGCAGGCGGTGCATGACGCCCACGACGACAGCGAGAACTTTCTCGATCTGCTCAACTCGAGGACGCTTGCCCCAGAGCTCTTCGCTGAGCCGCCAGCCTGTGACTACCTTAAGAAGATGGAGTACAGTGGCAGCCATGGTGGTGGCGGCCCATGGCCGGACGTCCACCAGTTCAACGCGGCCAATATGGAGAAGCACCTAGCCGGAGCTGGCTACGTCAATGCGCTCGCTCACCACCACGGCGCGCCAGAGCGGCTCACGGCGAACCTCTCGGACCTGGTGAGCAACTGGTCCATCGCGCCACCCAACCCGTGCCACACCGACGGCAGCCACCTCCAAGGGCGCGTGGGCCAATGCGATGACGCCGCCGACATGGGCCACGGCGGCGCCAAGGCCCTATTTCTGGACTCTAGCGGCAACGTCAAGCACGAGATGGGCGGCCATGCCGCGATGCTGCAGGAAGCGGCCGGGAGCAGCAGCACCAGCAGCCAAGACTTCACAAGGCCCATAGGGCTAGGGTACAACTCCATGCTAGGGCTCAGCAACAGAATGTACGGTGGCGGTGACGCCGCCTTGGAGGTGCAGTGGGGAAGCAACAATAATGGTGGCGACGCTAGGAGCCTGTCGGACCTGATATCCTTCGGCGGGGCGATGGGAAAGCCGGCGCCGTCAGCATCGCCGGCGAGGGCGTCGTCGGCGGAGTACAGTAATAAGAAGCAAGTGCAGGACATCTCGTCGCCG GCGAAGACGAACAGTGGCAGCGGCAAGGCGGCATCGagcgaggggaagaagaagagatcggaggaggagaaggggtcgTCGGAGGGGAACGTGAAGAAATCCAAGCACGAAGCCTCATCGCCCACCTCGTCGTCTCTCAAA GCGCAAGTGCCAAAAGTAAAGCTAGGAGACAAGATAACGGCACTTCAACAGATAGTTTCGCCATTTGGGAAG ACTGATACAGCATCAGTTCTATATGAGGCGATAAATTATATCAAGTGGTTGCATGAACAAGTGCAG CTGCTCAGTGATCCTTACATGAAGTCAAGCAGTAGCAAG GATTACAACCCATGGGGAGGGTTGGAAAGGAAAGAGAAGGCAGAGGCTGAGGCTGACCTAAGGAGTCGAGGGCTGTGCTTGGTACCAGTCTCATGCACGCCTCAGGTGTACAGGGATAACAACGGCCCGGATTACTGGACCCCACCCTACAGGAGCTGCCTATACCGatga
- the LOC124670580 gene encoding uncharacterized protein LOC124670580, whose amino-acid sequence MKWRKVLKETYTLQTAGRFCRRHPSVLCLLLCVVILYKYYFSWFSLLVATSPILLLTGFFLGIILAYGEPNNPDNDHIYKKIQKAPQTLNIHDNAKSVGDVSRPQIPSSQERLVNHKNSEKKIHKGSHGRSSSSESVSGASDGSETDTHPMLHAFHQLRSTTSSSVSSHDGDSGSNSTEDETENQDDNDESRLEKKDGVKVVAWTADDQKNILKIGCLEIERNQRLETLIARRRARKYVNRNLIDFDSSESLPTVEELSKFNVQLPTVFAPRRNPLNLPYDEDNFPESAPSAPLKMRNTFQLPGKQEDESSSTRGDNLSNVEPGTVAPQPQKNRMLRRHESFTEGAPFITDFWQDLQPSRFRPYFVTETTDNDGFAVPILERETSAKSSVQDSNSTASAADQEIQKELLEDSSNQGHGPSFSQIDEQSPSAQYMSEDPLALDIDPPVLISESSDDDMSLPDGHIHDWEEAQGSENLNLSHLEDLSVMQYPQEMEMTSNDFHQISPHSDDLESMSSSTEATGLFEVNNIELTGRESEIDETQIGDPIYDSSPSGTDKPTSMGSPIDAVFLQEGNAHNYSDAQASKEEEGSPSRIEVPSNEIFSPNLSSMEAGRQNGTSEIMDHAIVDHGVHTDSLCHPDPAVSDISSRPVESS is encoded by the exons ATGAAATGGCGAAAGGTTTTAAAAGAGACATACACCTTACAGACTGCAGGCCGATTCTGTCGGCGTCATCCTTCAGTTCTCTGCTTATTGCTTTGCGTGGTTATATTGTACAAGTACTACTTCAGCTGGTTCTCCCTCCTTGTGGCCACATCGCCAATCCTCCTACTCACAGGTTTCTTTCTTGGAATTATCCTAGCTTATGGTGAACCGAACAATCCAGACAATGATCATATCTACAAAAAGATACAAAAGGCTCCTCAAACTTTGAATATCCACGATAATGCTAAATCAGTTGGGGATGTCTCTCGTCCACAAATTCCATCTAGTCAGGAGAGATTAGTTAACCACAAAAACAGTGAGAAGAAAATCCATAAGGGATCTCATGGCCGAAGTTCTTCTTCTGAATCAGTATCAGGTGCATCAGATGGCTCAGAAACAGATACCCATCCAATGCTTCACGCATTTCATCAGCTCCGGTCGACAACCAGTTCATCAGTTTCATCTCACGATGGAGATTCTGGTAGTAACAGCACTGAGGATGAAACTGAGAATCAAGACGACAATGATGAAAGCAGACTCGAGAAGAAAGATGGTGTTAAAGTTGTGGCATGGACTGCTGATGATCAGAAGAACATACTGAAAATTGGATGTTTGGAGATTGAGAGAAACCAAAGGCTGGAGACCTTGATTGCTAGGCGTAGGGCTAGGAAATATGTAAATAGGAACTTGATAGACTTTGACAGCAGTGAGTCCCTCCCAACAGTGGAGGAACTCTCAAAGTTTAATGTCCAACTTCCAACTGTTTTCGCACCTAGGAGAAATCCTTTAAATCTTCCCTATGATGAAGACAACTTTCCGGAATCTGCTCCATCTGCACCGTTGAAAATGAGAAACACATTCCAGCTTCCAGGCAAGCAAGAAGATGAGAGTAGCTCCACTAGAGGAGATAACTTAAGTAATGTGGAGCCTGGTACTGTTGCACCTCAACCACAAAAGAATAGAATGCTTAGGAGGCATGAGAGCTTCACAGAAGGAGCACCATTCATCACTGACTTCTGGCAAGATTTACAGCCTTCTCGGTTCAGACCATACTTTGTTACGGAAACAACGGATAATGATGGATTTGCAGTTCCAATTCTTGAAAGAGAAACTAGTGCAAAGAGCTCTGTTCAAGACTCAAACAGTACTGCTTCAGCTGCTGATCAAGAAATCCAGAAAGAGCTATTGGAGGATAGCTCAAACCAAGGACATGGACCGTCATTTAGTCAAATCGATGAACAATCTCCTTCAGCCCAATATATGAGTGAGGACCCTTTGGCACTCGACATCGACCCACCTGTACTAATTAGTGAGTCATCGGATGAtgacatgtcgctacctgatgggCATATACATGATTGGGAGGAAGCCCAAGGCAGTGAAAATTTGAACTTGTCTCACTTGGAAGATCTTAGTGTTATGCAATACCCACAAGAAATGGAGATGACAAGCAATGATTTCCATCAAATTTCTCCACATTCAGATGATCTtgaatcgatgtcatcatcaacaGAAGCTACCGGACTTTTTGAGGTTAATAACATCGAACTAACAG GCAGGGAATCTGAGATCGATGAAACCCAGATTGGTGATCCAATCTATGATTCAAGTCCATCAGGGACCGATAAGCCCACATCTATGGGTTCACCAATTGATGCAGTTTTTCTGCAAGAAG GTAATGCTCATAATTATTCTGATGCTCAAGCTAGCAAGGAAGAAGAGGGCTCACCATCAAGGATTGAGGTTCCTTCCAATGAGATATTTTCACCTAATTTGTCTTCAATGGAGGCAGGCAGACAAAACGGAACTTCAGAGATAATGGATCATGCCATTGTTGATCATGGAGTCCACACAGATTCTCTCTGTCATCCAGACCCAGCAGTATCAGATATTAGTTCTCGTCCAGTTGAAAGCAGTTAA